A stretch of Carya illinoinensis cultivar Pawnee chromosome 14, C.illinoinensisPawnee_v1, whole genome shotgun sequence DNA encodes these proteins:
- the LOC122293345 gene encoding L-aminoadipate-semialdehyde dehydrogenase-phosphopantetheinyl transferase-like, which yields MERGVQRWVVDISKWEPSPHDFSSALSLLPQHEHFSITRFIRMEDRKRALVSRFLQYALVHELLGIPFDEITINRTAEGKPYLEYDKVGLEFPNFNFNVSHHGDFVAIASEPLCLVGLDIVSCVIPLKETVLDFIQNFSSYFSHLEWDNIVNAGSSDDILVEFYRYWCLKEAYVKAIGSGLAYGLDKVEFHNTIWMSISVKINGKDVRDWKFWLFELRKRHWVSIARGHPRSATESYKRTLKRSEFNNEDYHKGLHLPNVDFVFRTVEELILLMNSKRC from the exons ATGGAGAGGGGCGTACAGAGATGGGTAGTAGACATATCGAAGTGGGAACCATCTCCCCACGACTTCTCCTCTgccctctctctccttcctcaaCATGAACACTTCTCCATCACCAG ATTTATAAGAATGGAGGACAGAAAACGAGCACTTGTGAGCAGATTCCTTCAATATGCTCTTGTACATGAATTGCTGGGAATCCCATTTGATGAAATCACCATAAATCGCACTGCGGAGGGCAAGCCATACCTG gaATACGATAAAGTTGGCTTGGAATTTcccaattttaatttcaatgtaTCCCATCATGGCGACTTTGTGGCTATAGCATCTGAACCTTTGTGCCTTGTAGGTTTGGATATTGTCTCTTGTGTTATTCCCCTGAAGGAGACAGTTTTAGACTTCATTCAAAACTTCTCCTCATACTTTTCACATTTGGAATGGGATAATATAGTCAATGCTGGCTCATCTGATGATATTTTGGTTGAGTTTTACAG atATTGGTGTTTGAAAGAAGCATATGTCAAGGCCATAGGGAGCGGACTGGCATATGGGTTGGACAAAGTGGAGTTTCATAACACCATATGGATGAGCATATCCGTTAAAATTAATGGGAAGGATGTGAGGGACTGGAAATTTTGGCTTTTCGAGCTGAGAAAAAGACATTGG GTATCAATTGCAAGAGGACACCCAAGATCAGCCACTGAGAGTTATAAGAGAACATTAAAGAGGAGTGAGTTTAACAACGAGGATTATCACAAGGgtcttcatcttccaaatgtagaTTTTGTTTTCAGAACTGTAGAAGAACTGATTTTACTCATGAATAGTAAGAGATGCTAA